The Ornithinimicrobium faecis genome includes a window with the following:
- a CDS encoding HAD family hydrolase — translation MEGRARGVSPGPHPRAVLFDLFNTLVPGGSKDERDNVSRAMAKTLGVAPEGMATVVRDTFDDRARGNLGDLQETVLSLAQCLGVTPSDAAVASAATLRLEMTRSLHEQTWALSALEDLGAAGVLRGLVTDCTAETPLIWAESSLSPHFEAVSFSCLTGHRKPEPEAYLTAVRALGVSARECLYVGDGGSYELSGAEALGMSAIRFQPSDDMRGDTIDEDQNWSGIVITDLTDLVSRLA, via the coding sequence ATGGAGGGACGTGCCCGGGGGGTGAGCCCAGGGCCACATCCGCGGGCGGTGCTCTTCGATCTGTTCAACACTTTGGTGCCAGGCGGTTCTAAGGATGAACGGGACAACGTGTCACGAGCTATGGCCAAGACGCTCGGCGTGGCGCCCGAGGGCATGGCGACAGTTGTCCGGGACACATTCGACGACCGGGCGCGCGGGAACCTCGGCGATCTCCAGGAAACGGTCCTCTCGTTGGCCCAGTGCCTCGGCGTCACCCCGTCTGATGCGGCCGTCGCCTCCGCCGCGACATTGAGACTCGAGATGACACGCTCGCTGCACGAGCAGACCTGGGCTCTCTCGGCACTCGAGGATCTTGGTGCTGCCGGGGTGCTTCGCGGACTGGTCACTGACTGCACGGCCGAGACACCCCTGATCTGGGCCGAGAGCTCGCTGTCGCCACACTTCGAGGCCGTGTCATTCTCGTGCCTTACGGGGCACCGCAAGCCTGAGCCAGAGGCCTACCTAACTGCAGTCCGAGCGCTCGGAGTCAGTGCGCGGGAATGTTTGTACGTCGGGGACGGCGGAAGCTACGAGCTGAGTGGAGCCGAGGCCCTTGGCATGAGTGCCATTCGCTTCCAGCCAAGCGACGACATGCGTGGCGACACGATCGACGAGGACCAGAACTGGTCGGGCATCGTGATTACCGACCTGACCGATCTGGTCTCGCGGCTCGCCTGA